Genomic segment of Thermogemmata fonticola:
ACTTCTCCTTGGGCCGTCGCCACGGCGAGAATCCGGCACTGATGCATTCCTGGAGCAACGGCTGTCACCCGCAGGGGCAACGTTTTGCTCTCCCCGGCAGCTAGCACCGGAATCTGGGCTTCGATAACGGCCCCTTGGGCGTGGCGCAGCCCTTCGGACAATTGAGCCTGCACCAGCAGGTTGTGGGCGGGTCCGCTGCCGCTGTTGTGGAGCTGAATAGTCCACGTGATCTCCTCGCCGACCCGGCACTGCTGCGGGCCGCTCAGTTGGAGCAGCACACGCGGCCGCGTCACCCGCAGAACCTTCTCCGCATTGGCCGCTAGCGACACTACGGGCCGCAAGCGCAACGACCCTTCCTGCAGCGGTACTAGCCGGATCATTACATGCTTTTCGCTTCCCGCTTCCAGCGGGCCGATTTCCCAGCGGAGTTTGCGCCCTTGCACCTGCGCGGGCGGCTCACTCCCGACATAATTCGCCCCTTCGGGCACCTCATCTTCCAAAACCACCTGGTTCACACTGCTGGTCCCGACGTTGCGCAAACGGACCTCGCAGCGGCATTCCACGCCGGCCACGACCTGCGGCGGCGTCGTTACCTCCAGCCGCAAATGAGGGCTGACATCCGCAGGTCCGTCCGGTTCCCCGCGGGATGCTGGGAGTGAAGCAGAAGAAGGAGGCTTCGTCTCGGAGATTGGGGAGGGACCTGCCAGGGCCGGCGAGCTTCCTGTCTCGGGCGAGGGAACGCTTCCTGGACGTATCCCACTTCCGGGAAGCGGCGGGGGTGAAGCAGTTGCGCCCGAAACCGCGGGAGTGGGTGGGGCGGTGTGTGATGGGACTGAAGGATGTACGCCGAGCGGCGAAAGCGACAACGGAGCTGGCACGGGGGGTACCTCCGGTCCCGGAGAAGGCACGGCTGGTGTCGTTGCGGTCCCTTGGAACGGCTCTGGAGAGGCAGTCGGTGAAGAAACCGAGGAAGGAACGAGCGGGCGGGAAGGTGAAGATGCCTCAGGGAGCGGCGTAGGGCCATTCCAGACCTGAACGCCGTCGGCACCTGCTACCACCGGTCGCGTCAGCCGAGTTTTGAGTCCAGAAGGAGATTTGGGAAGGTCCGCAGGGCGCGGCTGGCCTGCCCCGGCAACGGGTGGGGGTGGCGGCAATCCTGGAGCCGATCCTGGGGCAGAGCCAAGGGTAGGTGGTAACGCCGGCGGTTGGCTCCGACTGACCGAAGCCAGCCCAGCGATGATCCCGCACAGCACGATCCATACTCCCCCGCGTCTGAGCACGGTTGGTTCCCCCTATGGATTGAGGTATTCCGCTCCCCGTTCTTCCCCCGTTGGAGGAGGGGGGTATTTCCGGGCGTTTTTTTCTAGCTTGGCCCGTACAGCGTCGCTCAGATCAATGCCGGTGTGGGCGCTCAACAGCAGGAGAATGTTGGCCACATCCGCCAACTCATCGGCGATAGCCTCCCGCTGCTGAGGATCGCGGGCAGCAGAGAGCGATTGTTCGGGACTCAGCCAGCGGAACAAGGCACATAATTCGCCGACCTCACTGGCCAGGGCTAGAGCAAGGTTTTTGGGCGTGTGGTATGGTTCCCAGCCCCGCACAGCCGCAAAGTGGCAGATTGCTTCTTTGAGCACTGCAATCGGCGTGCTCGCGTCTCCGCCCGGCAGGTCGGTCATGATCGTCGTCACAGCTTTCCGGATCGTCGCTGCCACCGCTTCCCCCGTGTGGCAGTCCCCCGACGTGGCGCCCCCTATAGCCTGGTGTGGATTCCTGTCAATCCCTTCCCCGCTGCCATCCGCCAGAGTCGCTTGTGTCATTTCCGCTTCGGTCTGGTCGTTTGTGCGCTGGGTGGACTTGAGGCCAAAGCGGAAAATCGCCCCAGAAAGGCCGCCTTGAGGGTCAGGAGGAGGGTTGACTCGAAGAGGGTCAAGGAGAGAGGTCGTCTCGAAGGGCTTGGAGAGGGTCAAGGAGAGAAGTAGTCGAAGGGAGAGTCGCGCGGAGCGGGGCAAAAACCATAGACAGATGGCGAGCCGGGATTCGGTCAAGAGGCGAGAGCTTCGTTCCAGTAGTGGCGCGTGCCGTGATGGAGGCGTGCGCCGATTTGGGTGATGACTTTCATCGCCAGATAGTTGGCCGCTCTGGCCGCCCGCAAAGGCGGCACGCCGTGGGTGATTCCGTAGAGGAAGGCCCCCGCGAACATATCCCCCGCGCCGGTGAGGTCCTTGGGTTCGCAGGGAAAGGCGGGAACATGGCCTTCCTCGCCGCCATAACGCACATAAGCGCCGTTGGCTCCATCCGTGACTACGCAGTTGGGAACCACCTCCCGCAGCGCGGCGAAGGCTTCCTCGGCATCGCGTGCATGACCGGCTACCGCCAGGGCCTCCGGAGCGTTGCAGAAGAGCAGATCGGCGTGATCCAGGGCCTGATGAAACGCCTCGCGGAACGCCAGCGGGATGAACTGCTCCGAGCAGGTAATGGCAATACGCACTCCATTCTGGCGGGCGATCGACACAGCTTTGCGGATGGCGTGCTGGCCGCTATTCGGATTGGCGAACACATACCCTTCGATGAAGAGCCAGCGACTGGCCGCGACTTTGGCCTCATCCACATGCCGATCGGACAGATGGCTGGACACGCCCAGCGCGGTGCGCATCGTCCGTTCCGCGTCCGGCGTGATGATGCTGACGCAGGTCCCGGTAGTCTCTCCGACCAGCGGCGGATGAGTAAAATCGATGTCTAGCTCCGCGAACTCTTCCACGTAATGCAGGCCGTAACGATCATCCCCCACACACGCCGTGAACGCTGCACGTCCCCCTAATTGAGACAGAGCAATGATCGAATTGGCCACGCTGCCCCCCGACACCAGCCGCGGTTCCCGATGATGGAACGCTTGCAACAGGCGCCGCTGCTCCTCCACCTCGACCAGACGCATCGTCCCCTTCTCGAAGTGTAAGGCCGCGAATTCTTCCTCGCTTAGCTCCAACAGAATGTCCACCAGCGCATTCCCCAAGCCGAGGACGTCGTAGACTTTCGTGGCCGTCATCGATGAAACCATCCCGTATAGAATCCGAAGTGGGGGACAATAGCCAGGGTCCTGGGCAGTGGCAGGGGGTGTTCCGTGGCTCCCCTTCGGAGGGGCGGCGTCAAGGTCGCTTAACTCCTGCCGGCCAATGCTGGATTGTCGCAGAGGGTCAAGGCCAGATCGATCCGCCGGAGAACTTCTTCCTTGCCAAGGATCGCTAAGGTTTCGTAGAGGCCGAAGCCGACCGTCACGCCGGTCACCGCTACACGG
This window contains:
- a CDS encoding adenosine kinase, translating into MTATKVYDVLGLGNALVDILLELSEEEFAALHFEKGTMRLVEVEEQRRLLQAFHHREPRLVSGGSVANSIIALSQLGGRAAFTACVGDDRYGLHYVEEFAELDIDFTHPPLVGETTGTCVSIITPDAERTMRTALGVSSHLSDRHVDEAKVAASRWLFIEGYVFANPNSGQHAIRKAVSIARQNGVRIAITCSEQFIPLAFREAFHQALDHADLLFCNAPEALAVAGHARDAEEAFAALREVVPNCVVTDGANGAYVRYGGEEGHVPAFPCEPKDLTGAGDMFAGAFLYGITHGVPPLRAARAANYLAMKVITQIGARLHHGTRHYWNEALAS
- a CDS encoding nucleotide pyrophosphohydrolase, with product MTQATLADGSGEGIDRNPHQAIGGATSGDCHTGEAVAATIRKAVTTIMTDLPGGDASTPIAVLKEAICHFAAVRGWEPYHTPKNLALALASEVGELCALFRWLSPEQSLSAARDPQQREAIADELADVANILLLLSAHTGIDLSDAVRAKLEKNARKYPPPPTGEERGAEYLNP